The Coffea arabica cultivar ET-39 chromosome 3c, Coffea Arabica ET-39 HiFi, whole genome shotgun sequence genome contains a region encoding:
- the LOC113735533 gene encoding probable glucan endo-1,3-beta-glucosidase A6: MKRKTPVHAFTFLFSTTIQLTTFYASLTDALTSSRIGVVYGTQGTNFPPINYTVQLLEIKNAGFVKLRDANHEILKSLSQKSVRVSISIANNFLVHIASNQTFANQWVQENVLAYYPDTMIRFILVGQEVLSQNDTTLWYNLVPAMRRILDSVRSHNIHNIKVGTPLAMDILESTFPPSSGTFRSDIPHDQVIIPLLQFLNQTKSYFFLNVFPYFTWSANPTNVSLDLALFRGDKNSSYRDPESGLIYTNLLDQMLDSVLFASQKLGLDHVALAISETGWPHAGDIDQPGANRYNAATYNRNLVHRISAKPPIGTPARPGVFIPTFIYALFDEDQIPGRGTARHFGILQANSWPVYDLDLTGKLGEGDYPPLPLPSNNEPFKGNLWCVVASEANIMELVPQLESVCSLGNGICDALSPGNDCYEPVTIRAHASYAFSSYWVKFRGRGAACHFNGLAVLTTTDPSHGSCKFPSVYF, from the coding sequence atgaagagaAAAACTCCGGTTCATGCTTTCACATTTTTGTTTTCAACTACAATTCAACTAACAACTTTTTATGCTTCTTTAACAGATGCACTAACATCAAGCAGGATTGGTGTAGTTTATGGAACGCAAGGAACTAATTTCCCACCAATAAATTACACAGTCCAGCTCCTTGAGATCAAGAATGCTGGTTTTGTAAAGCTTCGTGATGCAAATCACGAAATACTAAAATCGTTATCTCAGAAAAGTGTTCGTGTCTCAATCAGCATTGCTAACAATTTTCTCGTGCATATTGCTTCGAATCAAACATTTGCAAATCAGTGGGTACAGGAAAATGTACTTGCATATTATCCTGATACAATGATCCGGTTCATACTTGTTGGACAGGAAGTTCTAAGCCAGAATGATACAACATTGTGGTACAATCTTGTACCTGCAATGAGAAGGATCCTTGATTCAGTTAGAAGTCACAATATTCATAACATTAAAGTTGGGACTCCATTGGCTATGGACATATTGGAATCAACATTTCCACCTTCTAGTGGGACATTCAGGTCTGATATTCCTCATGATCAGGTCATCATACCATTGCTGCAATTCTTGAATCAAACAAAGTCGTATTTCTTCCTAAATGTCTTCCCCTATTTTACATGGTCTGCAAATCCAACAAATGTGAGCCTTGACTTGGCTTTATTTAGAGGCGACAAAAATTCTTCATACAGAGATCCAGAGAGTGGTTTGATTTACACAAACCTCCTAGATCAGATGCTTGACTCAGTTCTCTTTGCTAGTCAAAAATTAGGCCTTGACCATGTTGCATTAGCAATATCAGAAACTGGTTGGCCTCATGCAGGTGACATTGATCAGCCTGGTGCAAATAGATACAATGCTGCTACTTACAACAGAAATCTTGTGCACAGAATATCTGCTAAACCACCAATTGGGACACCGGCTAGACCTGGTGTATTCATACCAACATTCATATATGCTTTATTTGATGAAGATCAAATTCCAGGACGAGGAACAGCAAGGCACTTTGGAATTCTGCAAGCCAATTCCTGGCCTGTGTATGATTTAGACCTGACAGGAAAGCTAGGAGAAGGGGACTATCCCCCATTGCCACTGCCATCAAATAATGAGCCCTTTAAAGGAAATCTGTGGTGTGTTGTGGCAAGCGAAGCAAACATAATGGAATTAGTTCCACAATTGGAATCTGTTTGCAGCCTTGGCAATGGAATTTGTGATGCACTATCTCCAGGAAATGATTGCTATGAACCAGTAACAATTAGAGCTCATGCTAGTTATGCATTTAGCTCATATTGGGTTAAGTTTAGGGGCAGAGGTGCAGCTTGTCATTTCAATGGTCTTGCAGTGCTAACCACCACAGATCCAA
- the LOC140037788 gene encoding disease resistance protein RGA2-like: MADALIGATIQIILQKMLPLAADGIGMAFGLKEDLKNLRESAAMIRAVIADAEEKQGHDQAVKLWLKRLEGVAFDADNVLDELNYEFIRKQLKEKVRFFSFFCDTALHWRMASKVKNVNQKLKIINQEAIDFGLRSQLMGGGANIAPLPLPAISRETDSIIRQIVVGRSNDASNLVETLLSSSAKVVSVIPISGMGGLGKTTLAQLAYNDPGIDGHFDTKIWICVSEKFEVTRLFKLVLESLTKRKVKTESRDVIVQDVRKELKWKRYLIVLDDMKLDSCNNA, translated from the exons ATGGCTGACGCTCTTATTGGTGCTACCATTCAGATTATTCTGCAGAAGATGCTCCCCCTCGCAGCAGATGGGATTGGGATGGCTTTTGGACTCAAGGAGGATTTGAAGAACTTGAGAGAATCTGCTGCAATGATCCGAGCGGTCATAGCTGATGCAGAGGAAAAGCAAGGACACGATCAGGCTGTGAAACTGTGGTTGAAGAGGCTTGAAGGAGTGGCTTTTGATGCTGATAATGTGTTGGATGAGCTGAACTATGAATTTATTCGGAAACAACTGAAGGAAAAGGTGCGCttcttttcattcttttgtgATACTGCTTTGCATTGGAGAATGGCTTCTAAGGTTAAGAATGTTAACCAGAAGTTGAAAATTATCAACCAAGAAGCTATTGACTTTGGACTCAGGTCCCAGCTGATGGGAGGTGGTGCAAATATAGCTCCCCTTCCTCTCCCTGCTATAAGTCGGGAGACTGACTCTATAATTCGTCAAATTGTTGTTGGAAGATCCAATGATGCATCAAACCTAGTGGAGACATTGTTGAGCTCTTCTGCAAAAGTTGTTTCTGTTATTCCCATATCTGGCATGGGGGGGTTGGGGAAAACAACTTTGGCTCAGTTAGCATACAATGATCCAGGAATTGATGGACATTTTGATACtaagatttggatttgtgtcTCTGAGAAATTTGAAGTTACTAGGCTTTTTAAACTGGTTTTAGAATCATTGACAAAGAGAAAAGTTAAAACTGAAAGCAGGGATGTTATAGTTCAGGATGTTCGGAAAGAACTTAAATGGAAGAGATATCTTATTGTGCTTGATGACAT GAAACTGGATTCTTGTAACAACGCGTAA
- the LOC113735534 gene encoding disease resistance protein RGA2-like — MWHRSWLHILPILSDDDCWSILIEKAFGGGEVPKELEEVRTEITKRCQGLPLAANVIGGLLRIKRKEEWLPIIESGLLHLSENENTVMQLLKLSFDHLPTASIKKCFAYCSILDKDFLVNKQHLIQLWMAEGFLQASHNELLEDIGNNHYHILLESSLLQEVRMYDPYLDVNARYAKMHDFVYDLARSLSGSDSIRGENCQSRYLVLHSFGEETQMKLNDISTSVSSLILLESHISGDILSNFRYLHVLKLSWVTSEVLPSSIGKLIHLRFLDLSYSRIEALPESICKLYNLQTLTFDEYPDKRTLKQLPKGMRKLVNLRHLRFFASDGQFQMPKGMRQLTCLQTLQFFNVGKDNGRTLEELGCLKNLRGRLQIRNLELVNGKEGAQQADLLQKPKMRHLGFEWCSVNAEGGYDDEHVLEGLQPHPNLQSLHINNYNGGKFPHWLMNMAIYMKTTDGSSITRLDKLVKLRLINCKLCTEVPALGQLPSLQVLELNGLENLRCIGTSFYCIADDSSGSSSNRSSSQGSSKLFPALKTLELANMPNLVQWRGAEATSRGGGDEELEVFFPGLEDLMIMMCPKLTTAPGNFPSLKRLKIERMDQVLPVKQICSNATILTDLWIKGMPELTCIRDVLNKQDLAWLRLDECPYLNDIHGCGTSLRELRIMNCENLRELPENLHQLQALQTLCIMQCPNIKSVAIPSGQHGLTSLQELRFVDCSGLNSLPAEMLHSRTSLCTLVVRRCPNLVSFPIDLQQTPSLVVLVLSGCPKLNTIPEGLGRFSCLRVLFIGPFPDSSQEFELLSAVASSSVRTLAIVGWPHSNSLPEELQYLTNITKLSILNFGSVEALPDWLGNLGSLERLHLIDCEKLQHLPTMAAMRRLTKLSFLSISGCPLLQELCSNSERFKISHIPTILIDDEELM; from the coding sequence ATGTGGCATCGATCGTGGCTACACATCCTACCTATATTATCGGATGATGATTGCTGGTCAATACTGATAGAAAAAGCATTTGGAGGTGGAGAAGTACCAAAAGAATTGGAAGAAGTGAGAACTGAAATCACGAAAAGATGTCAAGGTCTACCTCTGGCTGCAAATGTAATTGGAGGTTTGTTAcgtatcaaaagaaaagaagagtgGCTCCCAATCATAGAGAGCGGGCTTTTGCACTTAAGTGAGAATGAAAATACTGTCATGCAACTACTTAAGTTGAGCTTCGATCATTTACCAACTGCATCCATCAAGAAGTGTTTTGCATACTGCTCGATTCTTGacaaagattttcttgtaaaCAAGCAACATCTAATCCAACTCTGGATGGCTGAAGGTTTTCTTCAAGCAAGTCATAATGAGTTATTAGAGGACATAGGCAACAACCATTACCACATCCTGTTAGAGAGTTCATTGTTGCAAGAAGTAAGGATGTATGACCCCTATCTTGATGTGAATGCCAGATATGCCAAAATGCATGACTTCGTGTATGATCTTGCACGATCATTGTCAGGATCTGACAGCATAAGGGGTGAGAACTGCCAATCCAGATATCTAGTATTGCATTCATTTGGAGAAGAAACACAGATGAAGTTGAATGACATATCAACATCAGTTAGTTCATTAATTTTGCTTGAGAGTCACATATCAGGTGACATTTTATCAAACTTTAGGTACTTGCATGTGCTGAAGTTGTCTTGGGTGACTAGTGAGGTGCTGCCAAGCTCAATCGGCAAGCTGATCCATTTACGATTTCTTGACCTTTCATACTCTAGAATAGAAGCTCTGCCTGAGTCCATTTGCAAGCTTTATAATTTGCAAACACTTACATTTGATGAATATCCTGACAAGAGAACTCTTAAGCAGCTTCCAAAAGGGATGAGAAAGTTGGTTAATTTGAGACATCTCCGCTTTTTTGCTTCTGATGGTCAATTCCAAATGCCAAAAGGGATGAGGCAGTTAACCTGTCTTCAAACTCTACAGTTCTTCAATGTAGGAAAAGACAATGGCCGTACACTTGAGGAGCTGGGATGCTTAAAAAACCTCCGAGGCCGCCTTCAGATTCGCAATCTAGAACTGGTAAATGGTAAAGAGGGAGCTCAGCAGGCAGATTTACTGCAAAAGCCAAAAATGCGTCACTTGGGATTTGAATGGTGTAGTGTTAATGCAGAAGGTGGTTATGATGATGAACATGTCTTGGAAGGCCTCCAGCCCCATCCAAATTTGCAAAGTTTACACATTAATAACTACAATGGTGGGAAATTTCCACATTGGTTAATGAACATGGCAATATACATGAAGACTACAGACGGATCATCAATAACAAGACTCGACAAATTGGTAAAGCTGAGATTAATAAACTGCAAACTATGCACAGAAGTCCCTGCCCTTGGACAGTTGCCATCTCTTCAAGTTCTTGAGTTGAATGGATTAGAGAACTTAAGATGCATTGGAACTTCATTCTATTGCATTGCTGATGATTCCAGTGGATCAAGCAGCAACAGAAGCAGTAGTCAAGGGTCAAGCAAATTGTTTCCAGCTCTTAAAACTCTTGAGTTAGCAAATATGCCAAATCTAGTACAATGGAGGGGAGCAGAAGCTACATCCAGAGGAGGTGGTGATGAAGAGCTAGAAGTGTTCTTTCCTGGCCTTGAAGATTTGATGATTATGATGTGCCCCAAACTGACCACAGCTCCAGGTAATTTTCCAAGCCTGAAGAGATTGAAAATCGAGAGGATGGACCAGGTTTTGCCAGTAAAACAGATTTGCAGTAACGCAACCATTCTCACAGACCTCTGGATCAAAGGAATGCCAGAGCTCACTTGCATTCGAGACGTGCTCAACAAACAGGACTTAGCATGGCTAAGATTAGATGAGTGTCCCTATTTAAATGACATACATGGCTGTGGAACTTCTCTTAGAGAATTAAGGATCATGAACTGCGAGAACCTAAGGGAGTTGCCGGAGAATCTACATCAACTACAGGCTCTACAAACACTTTGTATTATGCAGTGCCCAAATATCAAGTCAGTCGCAATTCCTTCAGGACAGCATGGCCTCACATCCCTCCAAGAACTGAGATTTGTTGATTGCAGTGGGCTGAATAGTCTGCCAGCTGAAATGCTACACTCACGTACATCTCTTTGTACTCTGGTTGTGAGAAGATGCCCCAATCTTGTCTCATTTCCAATTGACTTGCAGCAAACACCTTCTCTAGTGGTCCTAGTGCTATCCGGCTGTCCCAAATTGAACACTATACCGGAAGGACTCGGTCGCTTTTCTTGCTTAAGAGTGCTGTTTATTGGTCCATTCCCAGATTCAAGCCAGGAATTCGAATTGTTATCAGCCGTGGCTTCCTCATCTGTCCGCACTCTTGCAATAGTTGGATGGCCTCATTCAAATTCTCTGCCAGAAGAGCTTCAGTACCTGACTAACATTACAAAATTAAGTATACTCAACTTTGGATCAGTAGAAGCTTTACCTGATTGGTTGGGAAACCTTGGCTCTCTAGAAAGACTACACCTGATTGATTGTGAAAAGCTTCAACATTTGCCTACTATGGCTGCTATGCGACGTCTCACCAAATTAAGTTTTCTGTCAATTTCGGGTTGTCCTCTGCTACAGGAACTATGCAGCAACTCTGAGCGGTTCAAGATTTCTCATATTCCCACTATATTAATTGATGATGAAGAGTTGATGTAA
- the LOC113735535 gene encoding putative disease resistance protein RGA3 produces MWICVSENFEVTRLFKLILESLTKKKVKTQSRDVIAQDIRKELEEKKYLLVLDDIWDERSQLWDDFFQSLVGITNTMGNWILVTTRKLKVASIVATHPTYGLDILSDDDCWSIFKEKAFAGGEVPKELEELRNNITKRCQGLPLAACVIGGLLRIKRKEEWLPVIESGLLHLSQNENSVMQLLRLSFDHLPTASVKKCFAYFSNFEKDFVLDK; encoded by the coding sequence ATGTGGATTTGTGTGTCTGAGAATTTCGAAGTTACTAGGCTATTCAAACTGATCTTGGAGTCATTAACAAAGAAGAAAGTTAAAACTCAAAGCAGGGACGTTATAGCTCAAGATATTCGGAAAGAActtgaagaaaagaaatatcTTCTTGTGCTTGATGACATTTGGGATGAGAGATCTCAACTCTGGGATGATTTTTTCCAATCCTTGGTGGGAATTACCAACACAATGGGAAACTGGATCCTTGTCACTACGCGTAAGCTAAAAGTGGCATCGATTGTGGCTACGCATCCTACTTATGGATTGGATATATTATCAGATGATGATTGTTGGTCCATATTCAAAGAAAAAGCATTTGCAGGTGGAGAAGTACCAAAAGAATTGGAAGAGCTAAGAAATAACATCACGAAAAGATGTCAAGGTCTACCTCTGGCTGCATGTGTAATTGGAGGTTTACTACGTatcaagagaaaagaagagtgGCTACCAGTTATAGAGAGTGGACTTCTGCACTTGAGTCAGAATGAAAATAGTGTCATGCAGCTACTTAGGTTGAGCTTTGATCATTTGCCAACTGCATCCGTTAAGAAGTGTTTTGCATACttctcaaattttgaaaaagattttgtTCTGGATAAGTAA